The genome window GGCCCACAGTCAGTCTTTGGCTGCATTGCCTTTGCAGCCTCCCGTTGCCTGACGTCTGTGTTCTGGATTCCCTCGCTCCTCGTTGGAGCGAGAGACTAAACATCTGATAAACCATGGACCTGCCACACTGCGGATGGAACACGTTTCTTGCTTTTTCCAGAGCAGCTCATGCTATTTGCTACAGAGGCCGTTGAAGTTGTCCTTAAATGTCCTTTGTCGTGTTGCTTGTGtctttacattattacatttgcTCCTAGATCTAGTTTCCTCGCTTAAATGATTTTCctttatcaaataaaaaaacaaaacaagccgaGTGCAGAAATACATTGATGATACCTGCATGACGTGGACGTTTCATGCATGTTTAGACTAATCCGAATACTTGTTTCATGCTCTTTTTTGGTGAAAACATTTGCCACATTTTGGCGCCACGTGCATTGTTGTTTTAATTTCACTTCTGGCCTGTGTCTTCTGTTCCGTGTCACAggtcctttctttttcttgctcCGATGAGTCACCCTGGCTTCAAGCTATTTACGCGCGCCTCTCGCCTTTCCACATCTGGCTTCTTGTCTACCGGCCTGTGCAACGACTGTCCGGCTGATGACAAAAAGCTGGCGGGGATCGATCGGAGAACTCTCTTAAAGGTCACAGGATTGGGACCTCTGTGGGGTGTTTGTGGCCGACAGGAGCTCTCAACCAATCAATACTCCACCTTTGATGACCAGGACGAGGAAGAGccttgtgtgcgtctgtttctGTATGTAGCGGTTGATTGAAGGAGAACGTCACGAATGAGATTACCCAGAGTGGCGACTCAGTGGCTGATGCTCTGCGTTTATGTCAGAAGATGAAGCACTCTCACAATCAATCGGTCTCGGTGTgtctttaatttatttataatgAGCCAGCCTattgaaaaactgaaaatagCTGTTTTTATGCGGCAAACCAACGAGTCCACTTATTGACTTTCTTCATACGTTGTCAAATAAATTGATTGAGAAAGGATGAATTGACATCATGAAAGTTGtattggtttgtttttgaaGCCAGTTAATTAAGCTGTTAATTTGCCCGCAGACTCCAGATGGAGCTGTTGAAGGCCGTGGACataaaataaggaaaatatTGAGATGAACTCTGCTCATCGGATTAGAGCCTTAACACAATTTCACTTTCACTACTTGTACATCAAACAGGATGCGCGAAGAATAAAACCAAACTACCAAGTTTTTCACGGTTTCGCCTCTTCATCTGGGATTCTTTCAGGCAGTTTCTAGTCCCAGCTGGGATGCTCACTcaacaccggtgtaaaatctTTGatcaggacatttattaaataatgtttgcaaacaggagacaaatttgacacacatacaagtcaggcgtcaaggctactcaaaggtcTTCATCTTCGTAGCGGGAATATATAGTCGGAAGATGGAACATGCTaaaacatggggggggggtgtctgtggGAAGAAACCAAGTGCCGGTAGTCAACCTCGGATGTAGacgatcatctttggcaccacaaggTCATAAACAGCAACGCACAAAtatcttgattatcagatgacccagaacaccgtGTACCTCTGTGCAGAAGAGCAGAGACTTTCTGTCGTCCGAGCTCTGTTGTTCTTACAGGATCGCGTCTTTCATTGACGACAGACTGAAGGTATAAACAAACGCCGGGATCAAAGATTCCGCGAACCTGTATTTGGTTCCAGCTGACGCCAGTTTACTACACAAATAAGACCTGGGATTTCCTGGTGAATATTATCCAGGAAACATTTCCCCTAATTTGGAGAACCTTAAAAAAAGGTGCTTCCCCTTGAGGGACAAATCAGAGTAGCCAATTAGGAAACACCGAAAGGCGATTCGAAAATCATAATAATCATAACTTGCCAAAGTTGACGTGAGAAGGAGTTTCCCTAAAAATACCTATAATTCAACATTAGCAAcattagatagatagatactttattgatccctcaagagggaaatttgttatcgcagcatgtacagggaagagtagaataaaaagatacacattatatacacattatatacaatataatattaatataataataataatattaggcTGTTTGCGGAAGTGAGCGTCAGCCTGCGTTTAACCCCCGTCTGCCGTAAAACGGCAGCTCAAAATGACCACTTCGGacgctatgtgtgtgtgtgtgtgtgtgtgtgtgtgtttgtgtgtttgtgtgtttgttagagAAACAAAAAGTTGCCAGCGTAGCCAGATAAAAGGGTAAAGTGGCGCATGCTGAACATATACTGTATTACTGTAAACAAACCCAGGATTTTGCAGAggataaaaaaatcaaaacgtgCCTCGCTCAAATCCTCAGAAGAAGTTATGACCCTAAAAGGTGTTTCTGATTAAGACCGTGGAGACCAGGTGTGCTTCGTCTGAGCCGGTGACATTGGAAAGCAGCAGGAATAATTTAATAAtcagacaaactgcagagaCAACGTTACATTATTCTAGATTTCATTTAGTCAACGTTAAATGGAATGTTATTGTGATATGTTTATCGGCACCAAACCAGAGAACAGGAATGTCTGAATTTCTTTCCGTGATTATCTTTCCTGCTAGAAACACTGCGAAAGCAcgaaaaaatgtttccataaaAAGTATAATTTAAGAAAAAGTCAACTCAGAAAATCGAGCCGCTCAGAGACGGCATATTATTAAGATTCTGACACCAAGTTTCATCATTCAAAGTAGGAACATTAAAACACGGTTGAATTTCATACATGCAATTATGATtggatttaaatgtgtttttgagcgtaagacacatttcaacatttttacAGGTTGTCGGTGATACTAAAACAAACCTGTGACTCTCAGCGTCAGCACTTTATAAGGCTTGGAGTTGTAGttgaaatgatttgtttttaaacagcAGGACCATTTGGTGCACAGTGTTGTGTCACCTCTAAACGGAGACATGAACCGTGTGCCAAACAGTCATCATTTAAAATCTCCGAGGCTCTAAGCTGAAATAACATTATGGAAAAAGACTTTGGGATAAATCTCTCCAAACGTTGTCGTAAACTGGGCCTTGATCTTGTGTCATTCTCCGTGCAGAAGCAGTGAAATATCTGAACATAACCCGCTGTGTGACAATGAATATGTCAAACAGGTGCTCACGTGCATGAGAGACAtgcttcccacacacacacacacacacacacacacacacacacacagacacacattagcATTATTAGATCCAGCAGCTGGGCCCCGGTCATTGGACGAGGATAACCGGGTTAGCTTGATTTGATTGTTGATTGTTTGACATCGGACTTGATTCTGTTATGCTACAAGAAATATGGGGGGCTCAAAATCCCTTTTTTCAAACCCAAACGGTTAtgtctgttgttgctgttgtctgCACATTAAACACACAGTTACAACTGTTAGCTACAAGCTGCTGGGTTAGCCGCCACTGTATCGAGAGCCAATTGAAATGCTCTAAACTGGTATGCAGTTCCTTTTTAAAGTCGTTATAGTTATGCTTTAGGAAGTGAATTTGTAGGGTTACACAAATGCTTGTTCAAATGTACAGTGTATGTATTGACACTCTTGAAGTAGTTACAACTAAtttgtgcttcttttctttcctttgattGCTGCTCAGTTGAATTGAAGTTTATTAACAGATAAAAATGGCAAAAAGACCCCCTGAAAAGTGAAAGGAAGTCAGTGCGAGGGTGAGTGACTCAGCTTACAGCTCGTTATCCACTGAGCTGCCCTCAGTGGATCGCCGCATGCAGCCAGACAAGAAATCACATCTCAGTGCCATCCGTATTAAACTGTGGATACAGTACTTGTATAATTACATCTGACATAAAGTCTTGTGATTCCAGTACCATTCAAACTGTGTTGAGAAAAAGCGCAGCTTGTTTCAgctcaaagtaaaaatacatttggaaaGCTTTAAAGATCGTTCGACCACACTCTTAAACCAACGCACATGAGTGATAATACTCACGTATGCTTCTTTTTACGAGGTCTCAGACAGAGCCGAGTCTTAGAAAAGGACATTGCATAAGTAATACACCAAAAACGAGTGGGCTCAGTGAGAAcactacattttttatattgacCTTGATCTGGCTCACTTGTCACACATCCGTCTGGCCGGTAGCCATGGCACTTCACCGCTGACACATCCAGGTTTTATGTGGAGCTTTTGTGACGaacacccccctcccgcctccgtCTATTGGAGCCCATTACATTTCCATTATCCAAAGACCACTTGTTAATGATTAATTATGAGTCTGACAGCTAGTAAATCTAATGTTATTACCGATTctatacttttttaaattgcttttgGACTCATTTTCACAGCATTTATAAACTATATTTCAAAAAAGATTAAGAGTAGCATCATATTCTTAATAAATTCAGATCTTGACTCTTAACGGTCTGACTGAATATcagaaaaagtaatgaaaagttatttttcatttactttatgtattactttttttcaagaaatacttttttccatGATAATGTTTGACCTAAtattcttttgacttttttggaACATGACAATTCGACCTAACATATTCgggctttttaaagaaatatatttttttaccttttatttttttaactttatccTTAGAACCTTTCTTTGACTTTTAataccatgtattttattttattttgacagttaaaaaataaaaataaaattcaacttaatttttttctactttttttttctccatggtATTTTCTTActtcatttcccccccaaaaatgtgacTTTGGATTTTTGAAATGATGATGAATTTAACAACTATCAGCATGACTATTGACCTACAGCTACGGTTACATACACTTGTTTTATGGGCACTAAAAGCTCCTACTAGTGAATTGCATTGTTTTAATATACAGAACAATTTATTAATGTGAACTACTGGACCACACTTTGAAAATCACTTGTCTGGTGCATTTCTGTCCCCTCGGTAATCCAAATTAAAGTGGCCCTTATCTAACCGATACCGTTGAACTAAATGTGCACAGTCTTTCTGACTGACGTGAGAATAAAAGCTAAATCTCCTTTTGGCCGGAGCTCACTCACACAGATTGGTGTACCAGCGAGCACAATAGCAGCAGGATTACATGTGAGATTTGGGAGACACCTCTTTAAATTCCCAAttggttaaaaaaaggaaaagaatgtATTGACGTCATACTTTTTCTAGACGTCCATCCCGCTACGTCACTGACAgagaaaagcaaacaacacCTTTTAACAAATCTAACTCCCAACGCTGCAGCTGACTGTTGattaaagcatttatttttcatttttctcacacGTGTTTCCTAAAGCTGTaaatctctctttcttcctcttgttcCATTTCTTCCTGTCTTACCTTTCGTTGGAGGCTTTGTTTGCCCTTCAGTGTTTGTGCATTTGCATTCATTCCTCAGCTCTTTATAAGTATTTACTTTATCGCAGAGAAACACAGGACAGTGCTTTTTATGCCACTAGGATCAAAGCGATAGTACATTTACTAAACACTTGCACTTCTATGTTTGTTTATGctacaataaacacaaaactaccaCATTGCCGGTTAACTAGCTTCGTAACAAGATCTGCATGCTTAGAGGTGCAGGCAGATGCTATTATTTGTTACCTGATTATTTCCTGTCCAGGTGCGCTAACTTCTTCACTTGTTTAAGGCGTAGACATGAGTGCCCTTTCTAATTTGAAATGCATATTGAAAGACAAAAGTGAAAACACACTTGATTTGAAAATGACACTATAATAAACTGAGTATGAGCTCAGTTTATAGTGTACACTCTTTGATTACTCTTTCTGCTTCAGGATCCAAAGTTCTGCCAggctatgttttatttttatgacaGTGATACAGTTTTAATCATTAACTAACTCAAATTATTTTCCAACGTACTGTGCTCCCAATGTTTCATTGTCGTATTAACTCAACGTTGAGAACACTTGGTGAAGAACATTAGCAGAATACAAACACATATATTACGTTACGCTTCCACAAAATGAATCGCtctaaaaacaagacaaaattgCCAACAATTCAAACCCAGGACTCGGTCCCCGTTCGTACTGATAAGCAGCAGCTCACTGGCTCCTAACACAGAACACAAGGCGTATGGAGTAGGCAGTGTCCAGGGTGTAAACAATGACGTTGAGGATCGTCATGAAGGTGACCACCACCAGTTTATCCCAGGCACACAGGTGGCCACAGTTACTGGGTCTCTTGTTGCCACGGAGACTATAGAGGGGCCAGATCACCGTAGCAGTCAGATACATAACCGCCGCCAAAATGTTATAGACGATCACCAGCTTTTCAAAGGGGAACGGGAAAAAAGAGGCCAGCCGTCCAGCGGAGAGGATGATTACGAGGATGGCGAAGATGAAGCACAAGCAGTACACGGCCACGCACCACTGCAGTCCCGGTGAGCCGACGTACTGGCTGTTCTCCAGGGACGTGAAGATGAGACAGGCGAGGAACGCCTCCAACATCTTCATGATGCCGGGCAGCGACGAGAGGAACCCGCTGTTCTGCCCGCTCGGGCGCAGGCGGGTCAGAACCGCCTCGGCCGCGTAGAACCCGAAGCAGACCCAGGACACCACGGAGGCGCCGATCTGGCGGGGGCAGGCCTGGCAGGTGAAAAAGACGGGGTACATTATGGACACGGAGAGGCACATGAGGCTCGCCAGCAAGGCGAAGGCGGTGGTAAAGTCATCCCAGGCGAAGGGCAGTTTGGCGTGGACGCTTGTGAACTCCAGGACGAGAATGAGAAgagtgaagaagaagcagaagcaccAGGTGAACATGCACCACGCCCAGTAGGGGGAAGAAACGACGTGTCCCGCGGACGCCACCAGGCTGAAAGACACGCAGGTGAAGACGGTCGCCATTAATCGCACGACGCCCACCGGCTGGGTGAGCGCGCGTGGGTCGACGACGATCATGGCTGGACGGGGCGACAGGAAGATGTTCTCAAAGTCAGTTGGCTCTGCTCAGAGCACGTTCCCCAAACGAGATCCGGTTGGAGAGATCCATCGGGCCGCTGTGCTCTTCCGAAGTGAGACTGGAGGTGTGGTTGTGTGCCTTCAAACGGAGCATCCTGGGCTTATCTGACCACTTTATGGCTGCATTTCACTCCACGGATTGGATGCCGAGTCGAGTGTTATCGCGTTGGCCTCAGGACACACATGCTGGACTCTTGCCCTCTGGGCATACCTGATTCTCCATGACGAGAAGGGCAGGTCACATCCTGCGGACAATCACTCCTATCCTGCTTTGGATTTACTGCTTTTGGGTGGAGAGTTCAATTCATTGcaccaaagaagaaaaacattttttataaaattacaaaaaaagaaactacaGTATACAACACAACAGAagcaaattatatatattttttacaccaCCTCTGTCTGTCCTTGATCTTGTGATTATTTTTTGCTCCCTATATCTATCCTCTATCTATCCTGAGTCTCCAATGTTACTTTTTTGAGAGCAGCAATACTTGGGCCGGTCAAAGTTCATCCCATGTTTAAACTAACATTAGCAAACCTGGCATTAATTCTGACCAATTATTCACTGGCTTTTGTTACGTTGTTAGAGAGAGGCTGAACTCACAAACTCTACTCTCGTTCCTTTCCTCATTAAACATGTTAACACAGGGGAGTGAATAGCGGCAGGGGAGTAGTGCAATCGTTGCCTATagcagtgtgtgtttcagggtatGCACACTGTGACACACCTTTTGTAAATATGCTTTAAGAAGAATAGGAGCGGCTCCACGGTAACTGTAGTATAAAAGTATTAAACCAAGAAACATATCGCTATTATAAGGGATTGTAATTTATCACTGAagtgcagaaaaataaatagcgATGCTCGTGGTGAAGAGTGCAATATAAATccaaacttttatttaattctttTGCAGTTTTTTGCAGGTTAAGAAAAAtgtgctgtaaaaaaacaactagcGAAGATGCTGGGATTAGATGTTAATAATTAGACGCAGTGTCATTTACTCTGAGAATACATGGTctaaagtgagaaaaaaatcaaccacagtgaaatatgttctACAAGACGTGCACAGGAAGTGCTTTACATACCATTCTCCTGCTCTCACGTAATCAAGTCCTTGTGGACTTATATGACACAGATTTGCAACTTAGCTTCTACTGATGAAGAACACCAGCCTAAAAGAATAAACCGTATCGGCCAAGTAAGTACCGAGGTTAAAAGAAGTCatgaacgtgataaccactaaaTTATCCCAGGGACAAAGCAGATTCTGGCAGTAGCTCGGCCGGGGATTGTTCCTGAAGCTGTACAGAGGCCAGATGACCATAGCGGTGATGTACATCAACACTGCCAACACGTTGCAGACAGTCAGCACTTTGTCAAACGACGCGGGGAAGAGAGCCAGGAGGCGGCAGATGGTAAAAACGATGACCAGCAGGGCGAATATGAAGCAAATGGAGTACACCGCGACGCACCACTGGAGCCCCGGGAACCGCGAGAAGTGGTTGTAGTCCAagcagatgaagatgatgcaGGCCACGAAGGCCTCCAGGACCTTGAGAAGGCCCGGGACCGTGGACAGGAATCCACTTATCTCACCCGGTTTAGCCCGGGTTAGCCCGACCTCCACAGCGTACAGGATGAACGCCAGGCAGGAAGTCACGGTTGCACCGATTTGCCTGCCGCAGGTAGAGCAAGTGAAGAAGACGGGATAGATGATGGACGCAGCCAGCACCTGTAGGAGTGAAACGTAAGTCTGTTACTTTCTCGCAGTTGATTGTACTTTGTGTGATCATGAGGATAATTGCGAACCATATTTTATTAGTCCTATTGCATCAGTTCAAAGTAGACCAGTACAGAGTACTTATATAGCTATATAGCGGAAAATTGTGGAAGACACACCTATTATATTCCATTAGGCCACGAGATTGCTGGGGCCACAGGCGGTCACGATTACCTTTTTATTGGGCATCAACTGTTATTGTTAAGAAAATAGACTTTGAGCCTAAACGGGTGCCGCAAGCGCGGGCGACGCCCATGAGACGCATGGGATAAAAATGCGAGCGCATCCGCTGTCTGAGGAGTGCGAGCAAAGCTCACGTGTGTTCTATTTGCATGTTGAATAAactcaatcaatcaaatatttGTAGACTCACCTCGGAGAGGTCAGCTGATTCTAGTTACTCTGTCTCTTCATAGAATTTAGTggtacacacaaaacaacatgaaTATAATAAAGTTCCCCAACTTCAACACTGCAGAGCCTCTCAACAGCtacatcatttcatttttttgtgtgttgatttTGCTTTAAAAGTATTGTGTGATGTCTTGTGTGATTTAATTTTGCGtagaatgttttttgttttgtaaactaTTTCCCCGATGCCAGTTGCTCGTCGCCAATGTCTCCCACCAATAATCTGCCGCCAGTTTTTAACACGAAATACAAGGAGTCAAATAGGGTACGCACCATCAGAGTGGCCAACATGGCAAAGGCGGTGGTGAAGTCATCCCAGGAGATGGGCACCTTTTCGCTGAGGCTGGTGAGTTCCAGGACGAGTATGAGGATGGTgacgcagaagcagaagcaccAAGTGAACATGCACCACGTCCAGAAGGAATCTGTGCTGTGGCCCACTGACGCCACCAGGCTGAAGGAGATGCAGGTTAAGACCACCTCCAGTATCCGCACAACCAGCGTCCTGACGTCCAGGGTAACCATGGCGACTCTAGTCTTGTGGTTCTGCGTTTATCTAGATACCGATTCGGgttgtctctcctcaccagcttGTCTTTTTCAATCCTCGCTGATTTAAAGTATCTTTTTATGTTCTCATGAAGAGCCGCTTGGTTCCCGTCAGTCCTCAGCTCTCATCCTGTGAGTGCCACCCGCATGGTGAAAGGAAGAGAAATGTGAACACTTTGGCCTCTCCCTTTACGCCACACCTTTATTCTTCCCTATCAAACAgatcaaacattggatgtgcaCGAACAGGGGGTGTTTGTGGAGGAGGGAAGTCTGTCCGTACTTATCAGTTGTGTGTCAATAAACGCAGTCAGATATTCTAGCAGCATGAGCGGCTTCCCCTTTATGACGCACCCCTTTCAAAGTACTTCTCATCCGTCAAGTTTGACAAATTAGCTGCTCTCCCATATATCAATGGGTAGAGTCTGTTAATGTGTTACAGGCCGAAGAAGAATTGGGCCTGCAGCGGTAAAATGTGAGAAATACAGTTTAGGAGATGGCAGTATTGATGTatactgaactgaactgaaacgCGGGCGTGAGATATTGCAACGGAAGATTAGGATATAGTTTTttctcaatcaatcaattaatgaaCTGTGAACCATACTGCCAATTATTACTATTTAATCCACAACTTTAAATCGCGTCTCATACATCATCACATCTCACGTATCTGGTGTAAGAATGAAAGTAGTGATGAAAACTATATGAGAGCAATTAAACTATACTTTTACAATGCTATAACCTCAAGTAGTACAGTATAAAACACAGGCACGACTTATGCAGTTATTCCATTTAACTATAATACAAAGATCTCTGTCTGTATGTCATTGGCTTCCCTCAAGAGCCCATCAACCAATCAACTTGCCCTATTATTGTGTATTATAGTGATACTTGTTGCTTTCTACATGGAAGTGTACATGAAAAGCACGCAGAGTACTGAAAACAAGACATTAACTCGACCCAGTAACCAAACTCCCACCCTTCATAGTTGCGGTATTCAAGGACACATCCATCAAATGTCCAGTTATGACTTAGGAGTAAAAGTTGGAAAGCATAAAGCTGGAGGGGGTTTGGTTTTGGCAGCCGCTGGGAAACATCTGGCActatttcctcctctctcctgtggGTCATGGGATAGAAAGTCAGCGGTGCAACGGTTGGTAAAACAAAAATCAGTGTGTTGCTTAAGCAGCTCATATTTCTGCTGTTGAGCCATGCTGTTTCCCTCAAAAGTACACCTGCTGCAGCCGCAGAACCTGTTCATGTGTAAAAGCAATACGTAATCTGTGCTTTTAAGAACATTTTGTAATCATTTACCTCTATATATTGTACAGATTCTTCaacaataaattattattaaagttATTTTACATAAACCACTAACACCCTCACTTCTTTGAAACCCTGATGCGTGTCAAactaacaaaaacacactttctgTCCTCTCCTGCTCGACAACTGTATGTCTGATTGGCCGTCCTGTCAATCagccctctcccctcctccttcccaccTTTGTGCCGCCTTCTTTGCAGTCGCTTATCTGCAGGAGCAGAaatgaaacagaaatgaaagaTCTGAGACACAACGAATCCGATGAAAGGTGCAGAGAGACCGGAGCggccatcggggggggggggggggggggtcattgaaGACGTATCCCTTTCTGTCACTGGTTTGAGTCCTCCAGAGTCAAACTGTGGTGTTTTCTGTATTCTACATTCCTGAATGCGCTCAGCATCGCATCAAGGCTCCACTTCTTTCTGTAAAACCTTAGTGTTACTCCACTCTGTACAACACGGAATCTACTTTTTTATTGAAGTACTTAAGTGGGAGTAAGTCTTAGGTGTGCGTGATGAAATCACCTACAAAAGCTATCAATTGTCCAACGACTTGACAtttccaaaaacatttttaaagtgatttatagtactaagaaaataaaaagacagttTAACATCTTTGCAATCACATCAGCTTTCaccgttgtttttttaaaatgtttttattagagTTGCATGTGGAGCAAGTAACTGTTCATGGAGAA of Gasterosteus aculeatus chromosome 11, fGasAcu3.hap1.1, whole genome shotgun sequence contains these proteins:
- the LOC120828421 gene encoding myeloid-associated differentiation marker homolog; translation: MVTLDVRTLVVRILEVVLTCISFSLVASVGHSTDSFWTWCMFTWCFCFCVTILILVLELTSLSEKVPISWDDFTTAFAMLATLMVLAASIIYPVFFTCSTCGRQIGATVTSCLAFILYAVEVGLTRAKPGEISGFLSTVPGLLKVLEAFVACIIFICLDYNHFSRFPGLQWCVAVYSICFIFALLVIVFTICRLLALFPASFDKVLTVCNVLAVLMYITAMVIWPLYSFRNNPRPSYCQNLLCPWDNLVVITFMTSFNLGTYLADTVYSFRLVFFISRS
- the LOC120828419 gene encoding myeloid-associated differentiation marker, whose amino-acid sequence is MIVVDPRALTQPVGVVRLMATVFTCVSFSLVASAGHVVSSPYWAWCMFTWCFCFFFTLLILVLEFTSVHAKLPFAWDDFTTAFALLASLMCLSVSIMYPVFFTCQACPRQIGASVVSWVCFGFYAAEAVLTRLRPSGQNSGFLSSLPGIMKMLEAFLACLIFTSLENSQYVGSPGLQWCVAVYCLCFIFAILVIILSAGRLASFFPFPFEKLVIVYNILAAVMYLTATVIWPLYSLRGNKRPSNCGHLCAWDKLVVVTFMTILNVIVYTLDTAYSIRLVFCVRSQ